The DNA window CGTCTCGCGCCAGGTCGGCCATGCGGAACGCCGCCAGGCCGGTCTGGCGGGTGCCGAGCAGTTCACCGGGGCCGCGCAGTTCCAGATCCTTCTCGGCAATCAGGAAGCCGTCATTGGTCTGGCGCATGGTCTCCAGCCGCTCGCGTGCCATCTGCGACAGTGGGGCCTGATACAGCAGCACGCAGCGCGACACCGCCGAGCCGCGCCCGACCCGGCCACGCAGCTGGTGCAGCTGGGCCAGGCCCAGGCGTTCGGCATTCTCGATGATCATCAGCGAGGCATTCGGCACGTCCACACCCACTTCAATCACGGTGGTGGCCACCAGCAGATCGATCTGCCCGGCCTTGAACGCGACCATCGTGGCCAGCTTTTCGGCCGCCTTCATGCGCCCGTGCACCAGCCCCACGCGCACGCCGGGCAGCAGCGCCTGCAGCGACTCGAAGGTGGCCTGTGCCGGGGTGGCATCCAGCTCTTCGCTTTCCTCGATCAGCGTGCACACCCAGTAGACCTGACGGCCTTCCTGGCAGGCCAGCGCGATGCGCTCGATCAATTCGGGACGACGATCATTGTTCAGCGCGACGGTCTGCACGGGCGTGCGTCCCGGCGGCAATTCGTCAATCGCCGACACGTCCAGGTCGGCGTACTCGGACATCGCCAGCGTGCGCGGAATCGGTGTGGCGGTCATCACCAGCTGGTGCGGCACACTGCGTCCATCGGCCCCCTTGTCGCGCAGCGCCAGCCGCTGGTGCACGCCGAATCGGTGCTGCTCGTCGACGATGGCCAGGGCAAGGTCGGCGAACACCACCGCTTCCTGCATCAGTGCATGCGTTCCCACCACCACCTGCGCCTCGCCCGAGGCGACGTCGGCCAGCACCTTGGCACGCGCCTTCCCAGTAACCTTGCCGGCCAGCCACGCGGTGCGCACGCCGAGCGGCTCCAGCCAGCCGCGCAGATTGTTCAGATGCTGCTCGGCCAGCAGTTCGGTGGGCGCGGCCAGCGCGACCTGCTTGCCCCGCTCCACCGCCAGCATTGCCGCCAGTGCGGCCACCACGGTTTTGCCGGAGCCCACGTCGCCCTGTACCAGACGCAGCATCGGATGAGCCTTGGCCAGATCCTTGCGGATCTGCTCGAACACGCGTTGTTGCGCACCGGTCAGCGCGAACGGCAGGCTGCTGCGCAG is part of the Stenotrophomonas oahuensis genome and encodes:
- the recG gene encoding ATP-dependent DNA helicase RecG, encoding MARKAAATPALAPSGEASLSMLAGVGPAVAAKLAARGLLTLQDLWLHLPLRYEDRTALTRIQDLRNGVPAQVEGRVVAVERGMRFRPMLKVAVEDEGQGTLVLRFFHFRQQQVAQFAKGTRLRCFGTPKAGQFGLEIVHPSYQILGQHEEAALGDSLDPVYPAVEGIGPATLRKLIGQTLDRLPDEATLELLPAGWLDGLALPSLRSALLTVHRPPPDADLSALAAGRHPAQRRLAIEELLAHHLSLRRQRMALQAHHAPSLRGNGALVEQLRSSLPFALTGAQQRVFEQIRKDLAKAHPMLRLVQGDVGSGKTVVAALAAMLAVERGKQVALAAPTELLAEQHLNNLRGWLEPLGVRTAWLAGKVTGKARAKVLADVASGEAQVVVGTHALMQEAVVFADLALAIVDEQHRFGVHQRLALRDKGADGRSVPHQLVMTATPIPRTLAMSEYADLDVSAIDELPPGRTPVQTVALNNDRRPELIERIALACQEGRQVYWVCTLIEESEELDATPAQATFESLQALLPGVRVGLVHGRMKAAEKLATMVAFKAGQIDLLVATTVIEVGVDVPNASLMIIENAERLGLAQLHQLRGRVGRGSAVSRCVLLYQAPLSQMARERLETMRQTNDGFLIAEKDLELRGPGELLGTRQTGLAAFRMADLARDADMLPGVHALAERLLAEQPVVADRVVQRWIGSAVRFASA